The Nothobranchius furzeri strain GRZ-AD chromosome 8, NfurGRZ-RIMD1, whole genome shotgun sequence genome includes a region encoding these proteins:
- the exoc2 gene encoding exocyst complex component 2, with the protein MSRSRQPPLVTGISPKEGTAWTKVTIRGENLGTGPADLVGLSICGHNCMLTAEWMSASKIVCRVGPAKDDKGEIIVTTKSGGLGTSTVSFKLLRPDRIGILEQSAVWVDEINYDMRRDRNKGLSPLSLGPSNPLGIEIDKGNIPQKDLELVFPGMSGDFTSENFAATCYLIENHAGSSFEHLKLAASNLRKQATKKNEGSLGYVKGGLSTFFEAQDALSVIHQKLESDGTEKVAGSMTQQLEDILNRASDTADTLFQEVLGRKDKADSTRNALNVLQRFKFLFNLPLNIERNIQKGDYDVVINDYEKAKSLFGNTEVTVFKKVYAEVETRIEALRRLLLDRLLQTPSTLHDQKRYIRYLSDLHAPGDPAWKCIDAQHKRILQLMQNCRDGFINGQRVGVGALDLEGDTRPSALSRLSHSASLKRGGSLRSPRPSTWRFETPPQVQFVEKLSDVVIGQLPNFWKLWISYVNGSLFSETGEKSGQVEKSKKNARQRQNDFKRMIEELTSRLVKFIRGALLPTTMPPAELSLYGGWEDKAELTGAWLTQIIHIVRACHEALSALEIPNDLLQVIQDLLFELRVHCLMMTLLHTTEDVKRLAEKEDWVVDNEGITSLPSKFEQCIVQMLQSLKEPLEIKPGEINVLQLDQVQDQAAELGVSIMKAFINCLEQLSTKTDGDFGASRNVSVDLSSPDRFVAIPEGFSPTSEQRLLIILSNCQYLERRTFLNLADRFEKHGFTGTEKITQVSVDAVRELDRKLFEAYIERRADPIAGSLEPGIYAGYFDWRDCQTPAGVRDYLKEALVNIIAVHAEVFTVSKDLVPRVLSKIVESVAEEMCRLMQCVSSLSKNGALQARLELCALRDAVATYLNPDSDSSFKLALESLPQLHSGADKKLLEDLLNSFKSSMQLQLTCFQPPNIQPVKR; encoded by the exons GTCTGTCCATCTGCGGCCATAACTGCATGCTGACAGCTGAGTGGATGTCTGCCAGTAAAATCGTTTGCCGCGTGGGTCCTGCCAAAGACGACAAGGGAGAAATCATCGTCACCACCAAGTCCGGGGGTCTCGGCACCTCCACCGTCTCCTTCAAGCTGCTCCGACCGGACAGGATTG GTATCCTGGAGCAGTCGGCCGTGTGGGTGGACGAGATCAACTATGACATGAGGAGGGATCGCAACAAAGGCCTCTCGCCCCTCTCTCTGGGTCCCAGCAATCCGCTGGGCATCGAGATAGACAA AGGCAACATCCCACAGAAGGACCTCGAGCTGGTGTTTCCTGGAATGAGTGGAGACTTCACCAGCGAGAACTTCGCTGCCACCTGCTATCTGATAGAAAACCACGCCGGCTCCAG TTTTGAGCACCTGAAGCTTGCAGCCAGTAACCTGAGGAAGCAGGCCACCAAGAAGAACGAGGGGAGTCTGGGCTACGTGAAAGGAGGCCTGAGCACCTTCTTCGAGGCTCAGGATGCTCTGTCAG TGATCCACCAGAAGCTGGAATCCGATGGCACGGAGAAGGTGGCTGGATCGATGACCCAGCAGCTGGAAGACATCCTCAACC GAGCGAGCGACACCGCAGATACGCTCTTCCAGGAGGTCCTGGGACGGAAAGACAAAGCCGACTCCACACGCAATGCACTGAACGTCCTGCAGCGTTTCAAGTTTCTCTTTAACCTGCCACTCAACATCGAGCGCAACATCCAGAAG GGAGATTACGACGTGGTGATCAATGACTACGAGAAAGCCAAATCTCTGTTTGGGAACACCGAAGTTACCGTTTTCAAAAAAG TTTATGCCGAGGTGGAGACGAGAATCGAAGCTCTGAGGAGGCTCCTGTTGGACAGACTTCTGCAGACGCCGTCCACGCTCCACGACCAGAAAAGATACATCAG GTATCTGTCCGACCTCCATGCTCCGGGCGACCCGGCGTGGAAGTGCATCGACGCTCAGCACAAGCGGATCCTGCAGCTGATGCAGAACTGCAGAGACGGGTTCATCAACGGCCAAAGAG TGGGGGTTGGAGCTTTGGACCTGGAGGGGGATACCCGACCCTCCGCCCTCAGCAGGCTGAGCCACTCCGCCTCTCTGAAGCGAGGGGGCAGTCTGCGATCGCCGCGGCCCAGCA CGTGGCGCTTCGAAACTCCCCCGCAGGTTCAGTTTGTGGAGAAGCTTTCTGACGTGGTGATCGGTCAGCTGCCCAACTTCTGGAAGCTCTGGATCTCCTACGTTAATGGGAGTCTTTTTAGTGAG ACGGGAGAGAAATCCGGCCAGGTTGAAAAGTCCAAGAAGAACGCCAGACAGAGGCAGAACGATTTTAAA AGGATGATTGAAGAGCTAACCAGCAGGCTGGTGAAGTTCATCCGAGGCGCCCTCCTCCCCACCACCATGCCCCCCGCTGAGCTGAGTCTTTATGGAGGCTGGGAGGACAAGGCGGAGCTGACGGGAGCCTGGCTGACCCAAATCATACACATCGTCAG GGCTTGTCATGAGGCGCTGTCGGCTCTGGAGATCCCAAACGATTTGCTGCAGGTGATCCAGGATCTGCTGTTCGAGCTGAGAGTTCACTGTCTCATGATGACTCTGCTGCACACGACCGAAG ACGTGAAGAGGCTTGCTGAGAAGGAAGATTGGGTCGTTGATAACGAGGGAATCACCAGTCTG ccTTCCAAGTTTGAACAGTGCATAGTTCAGATGCTGCAGTCCCTCAAAGAGCCTCTGGAAATCAAACCTGGAGAGATCAAT GTGCTGCAGCTAGACCAGGTCCAGGACCAGGCTGCAGAGCTCGGTGTCAGCATCATGAAG GCTTTCATTAACTGTTTGGAGCAGCTGAGCACAAAGACGGATGGAGACTTCGGCGCATCTCG CAACGTCTCCGTGGACCTGTCCTCTCCAGATCGATTCGTCGCCATCCCAGAAGGCTTCAGTCCCACATCT gagCAGCGTTTGCTCATCATCCTCAGTAACTGTCAGTACCTGGAGAGACGGACCTTCCTGAACCTGGCCGATCGCTTTGAGAAGCACGGCTTCACGGGGACGGAGAAGATCACGCAG GTGAGTGTGGACGCTGTCCgggagctggacaggaaacttttCGAAGCCTACATCGAGAGACGAGCCGACCCGATCGCGGGATCGCTGGAGCCCGGCATCTACGCGGGGTATTTCGACTGGAGAGACTGCCAGACGCCCGCAG GTGTGAGGGACTACCTGAAAGAAGCTCTTGTGAACATCATTGCTGTTCATGCTGAG GTCTTCACCGTCTCCAAGGACCTGGTTCCTCGGGTTTTGTCTAAAATTGTGGAATCGGTTGCGGAGGAGATGTGCCGTCTGATGCAGTGTGTGTCGTCCTTGAGTAAAAACGGAGCCCTGCAG GCCCGACTCGAGCTCTGCGCCCTGAGGGACGCCGTAGCCACATACCTAAACCCTGATAGCGA CTCCAGCTTCAAACTGGCTCTGGAGTCCCTGCCTCAGCTGCACAGCGGAGCCGATAAGAA GTTGCTGGAGGATCTGCTGAACAGCTTTAAGAGCAGCATGCAGCTCCAGCTCACCTGCTTCCAGCCGCCCAACATCCAGCCTGTGAAGAGATGA